The Ipomoea triloba cultivar NCNSP0323 chromosome 14, ASM357664v1 region AGGCGACAAGGGGGGCGTTGGTGTAGGAAGGCAAGAGGAGGCTTCTGGGCTGGATGATGTGGCGGAAGACATGGGACCCGCTGCACTGGAACTGCTCATTGTAGGGGTCCCAGAACTCGGTGACGCCGCCCTCGGCCTGGATGCGGAGGGTGGGCTCGAAGGCGTTGATTTGGTGGAGCTGACACTCGTTGGGGCTCTGCTGGAAGCTCTGCCGCGCAAAGCAGCCATTGAAGAGCACCAGGAAGGTGAGGGAGAGGGAAAGCCAGGCAGAAGATCTCGCCATTTTTTGTTGAAAGGTTAGAGGAATATAATTGAAATGGAGATGTATGTGATGGTGAGAAGTGGCGAGGGGAAAACGCGGTATATATAGGGGAGAAGGGAGGCTTTGGAGTTGACACATAGGGGGAGAGGGAGATGACATTTTGCAGTTTGCATGTCCTTCAAACCTCTCTTGCGTTACACCTCATTGTTGTTGCATTGCATGGCGAAGTGCGTGGCTAAATTGCTCTGAGAATGCATTGCAGAAGCATGCAGTACAGCTAGCACCTAGCTGATCTATTTGTTTGTAAGTGTGTGTATGTATCCATATATGCTTTAAAGCCCTGCAGGCTGCAGCTTAGCTTCCTTGTGCATCTTGAATTCTTcaactcatcatcatcactcTTAAATATATTAGCTAGTGTTATGGTAGAGTAGGATACTGGAAACAATGTGTTAGAATAGCTCTTATctgaggcaaattatgctgtggatccaggtacaccttgcaaggtggacctgggtccaaaactacgtcgtttttgtctttttttttaaaaaaaataaaaattagtaaacatattgctgaatatagagttgtcaaaaaatgtgtgaatgtagaggtttcaaagtgtggatgtagagtatagaaatcgtgaatgtagatttatgattgtgtgaatatatagttgcccagaaatgtgtgaatgtggaggtttcaaattgtgaNTGTAGACCCAGTGAGCTGTTCCCTCGGTGAAGACAAGAATATCGCCTTGTCTGTAGCTTCCAATCTTCTGGTGTCTCTCCTGCTCAGATTGCTGGGATTGCTGAGAATACTGGTACGTCTCTGCGCACCCGGGAACCACTATCCCAAACTCTCCCGACCCTGTTAAAAATGTGTCAGTCCAAATGAACTTAAGATTAATAGCAAAGACGAGTTCAAAACATCTTAAAATAATACGTTCCTTGTTGGACGTAGGCGACAAGGGGGGCGTTGGTGTAGGAAGGCAAGAGGAGGCTTCTGGGCTGGATGATGTGGCGGAAGACATGGGACCCGCTGCACTGGAACTGCTCATTGTAGGGGTCCCAGAACTCGGTGACGCCGCCCTCGGCCTGGATGCGGAGGGTGGGCTCGAAGGCGTTGATTTGGTGGAGCTGACACTCGTTGGGGCTCTGCTGGAAGCTCTGCCGCGCAAAGCAGCCATTGAAGAGCACCAGGAAGGTGAGGGAGAGGGAAAGCCAGGCAGAAGATCTCGCCATTTTTTGTTGAAAGGTTAGAGGAATATAATTGAAATGGAGATGTATGTGATGGTGAGAAGTGGCGAGGGGAAAACGCGGTATATATAGGGGAGAAGGGAGGCTTTGGAGTTGACACATAGGGGGAGAGGGAGATGACATTTTGCAGTTTGCATGTCCTTCAAACCTCTCTTGCGTTACACCTCATTGTTGTTGCATTGCATGGCGAAGTGCGTGGCTAAATTGCTCTGAGAATGCATTGCAGAAGCATGCAGTACAGCTAGCACCTAGCTGATCTATTTGTTTGTAAGTGTGTGTATGTATCCATATATGCTTTAAAGCCCTGCAGGCTGCAGCTTAGCTTCCTTGTGCATCTTGAATTCTTcaactcatcatcatcactcTTAAATATATTAGCTAGTGTTATGGTAGAGTAGGATACTGGAAACAATGTGTTAGAATAGCTCTTATctgaggcaaattatgctgtggatccaggtacaccttgcaaggtggacctgggtccaaaactacgtcgtttttgtctttttttttaaaaaaaataaaaattagtaaacatattgctgaatatagagttgtcaaaaaatgtgtgaatgtagaggtttcaaagtgtggatgtagagtatagaaatcgtgaatgtagatttatgattgtgtgaatatatagttgcccagaaatgtgtgaatgtggaggtttcaaattgtgaatatggagtatagaaatcgtgaatgtaaagttatgcatgtgtgaatctgtaatagagttaagaagttctaatAACTTGTAGcactgtaatgtgtgaatgtagagttctcaagttgtgaatatggagtataggacctgtgaataaagagttttgaatgtgtgaatgcataacagtggtaatatagttactaaacatataatcatgtaatgtgtgaatgtgaagtttacaaattgtgaatgtagaatatagtgtatgtgaataaggtggatctgggtccacggcataacaactcgTAATATTTTTGGGgctgttcataattttattgattGTATAAATGGGCTCCACTGTTAACTTAAACCAAGTATTAATTTAGAGATCAACCATTATTCCGTGgttaggggtggaaataggttAGGTTGAGCCaagctttagaaaattaggcttgggcctgctatggaaatctaaagcctgGGCCTGGGCCTGAGCCtatatgtaggctttttttaggctcaagcctgaacCTACAGTTGGCCTGGTCTGGTctaaagcctttttaaaagcctatttaacatataggcctttaaaaaggcttcaaaatagatcctaaataggctttgagcctatttaaataggtCTTGAACCTATTTATGGCCTACAttttaaagtatacctgtaaaaatttttttaaaaaaaatacctaaattcatatttcataatgaatgacaaaatcataagttcatatttcataatacaatatccaacatcacaagtttaataagtaaaagttcgtaatacaaaattcaacaatgcattgtttactaattactagtattactacaaatctATAAATCCTGCAAGCaattactagtattactacaaatctATAAATCCTGCAAGCAATTACTAGTAGGCTCATATTACATTAGTATTACTACTTTACTCATTGCTAGTAAACTGTAAACACTAAACGACTAGCATAATTATTGCTAGTAAATAGTAATACTaattattagcaatttagcataatAGCAATAGTAACTAGTAATATCTAACACTGTTTACTAATTAGTAAGTCGTATTTGGGATTTGGGTATTGGAAATTAGGGttgtaggttatatatatatatatatatatatatatatatatatatatatatatatatatatatatatatatatatatatatatatatatatatatatatatatatatatatataaaatgtaatatataataattaaatattaaatataaatattataatatatatatataaatagtctAGTCCTGCGGGCTTGTAGGCTAGGCTTTTAAATATAGGTATAGGCCCGtttaactaaataggcttcTAATTAAGCCTAGGCCTGGcctttttattaaataggcTAGACCAGGCTAGGCCCTAAGTAGGCCAGGCCGTAGGCCCCTATGAAAGGgtctggcctattcccacccctatccgtggtccacacatttgtgtgaactataaataaaaaaatacatttttaaaatatacaaaaagtacattatttgtatatataaagtacGTGCATTATTTAAAATGCATGgactttttatatattatcaaataatgtacactcaatatacaaataacgtgctcttttaatatattaaaaatgtatattgcattcataaTCATAAAGCTATGTAGATCAtgatctacacaataatttacctttAGAGATAGATAGTGTGGTACTAAAATAGGACACAACAATATTTAACATGAAACTTCATCGGAAAAAATTTGATATAggccacacaataatttgcctttaaAGATAGGGTGGTACTACGGGACATGCAGATTGTGTTAGTTGTGAGATGCTAATTAACTTATTATGTTAGCTAAACACCTGAAAATAGCATTAGCTATTTGTAAATAAGtatttagtaaaattagttATTAACCTTAAAATAACAAGTAATCATTGTAACGtaaaaaatgacttttaaaaatatgaatatattttataacaataatttattaattatcgaTAAATACTTttacaacaaaatatatatcttttaataattatttttataatgataaAGGTAAATATTAAACAACATTTAATGTTCATTTTTACACCAGTACTCATCAAGTGAGGGAAAACAATTAGTCTTGTTTCCCTCGGGGTCCCCCTCCCATttgaatcaaaaaaaaaaaaagtccacaAAATGAGGAGAAAGCTAAGAATCTTACAATTTGATAAGAAAAGTAAGGTATTAAAGGAATTTGATAATTTATTCTTACAAAGACAAGTGAAAAAGATCTTTTTCAAAATCAGCtttttggatttattttttttttttaaaaaacatgtctcaaaatcatttaccaaacacatatACTAAAGTCAATCAAAAAGATAAAAGTTATTCCAAAAAATCCTTTATAAAGCAAGGCCACGGACTTGTGTACTTGATTGGACTGAGATCGATATCAATATATTATGAGGATGAGAAAATATTGGGTCTTAATTCTTGTTTAATTCACAAGAATGGTTATTAGATTTGAATTCATGTATGAATCCTCTCGGTTCCTTTGGttaattgatatataatttcttCCAATCTTTAGGTTGTGCCCGTATATATATGAAATCGATAAACAttcattcattttatttatagaaaaataatattctattttaattattaaagacTACAATTTAATTAATCTCATTATTAATTGAGATCCTCACCATTAGGTTTTGGTTAAAGAGTAATGGAAATTTATAAAAGCCCTATTTTAACATAAGTATAATAGTAATAGAATCCTTATTTCCCTACTACATATGCAAAATATAATCGGTCctaagctcttttttttttttttttttttttggtttgaattgaaattctttttggccttcatcatcttgaagctctattttttacatttcaattttttttttttaatttgttccaGACCCAACACAAATTGAGTTTTGCCATGGAAGGGGATGGTGATAAGAGATGCaggaaataataattatgaaaaggTGCTTGACTATTAGGAAATTCGCAATTGTattgatgataataatatataggattgagtttattaccaaaatggtccctcgactattgcgaaattaccaatttggtcctcaataatttttcttgaccaataagtccctcgactttgaaaaatttaaccaatttggtcctccgtttatttttctgttaaacatccgttaaatcaggactaaattggtaattttgctatagtcaagggaccaaattggtaattaattttttggataaaatacaaataagtcatctactatttggaaacaagcaattaggtcatccaactcaaataaccccaaataaatcattgaactcaaaaaaataaagcaattgagcgactaaaaccgaaaaaaaaagagcaattaacccattttaaaaattttcggCGACAAATTTCGGCATCGACAATCATTTTCAGTGGTCGCCGCCGGTTGCCATTTATGGCGAGGGCGACCAAAAATGGTCGCCTTCCCCagaagaaggcgaccagaaacCGCCGGTTGCCGGAAATGGTCGTCGGTGACGGAATTTATCAccgaaaatttaaaaaatgggttaattgcttttttttttttttgagttgcagtggctcaattgctttattttcctGAGTTCAATGCCTTATTTGGGGGTTATTTGAATTGGATGACCTAATtacttgttcccaaatagtacgatggctttattgtagtttatcccttaatttttcacttaaatggtcccctgactatagcaaaattaccaatttggtcctgatttaacggatattaacggaaaaataaacggaggactaaattggttaaatttttcaaagtcgagggacttaattggtcaagaaaaattgttgaggaccaaattgataatttcgcaatagtcgatggaccattttgataataaactcTATAGGATTGCCTTATATTGAGTATATATGTGTCATGTTTGATGATgcctaaataatatttaataagcCTTGGTCTTGCCCCGGCCCACGGAGCTAATTCAATTGGTTCGATTGATCATTCTAAAACTTTGATTTAACTATAAATGTGATAAAGACTCTAGCCTTATGTACAGATGGTACAAACAAAGGGTGGGAACTTGAAGACTAACCGTACAATTTACTTCTTCCATATCTATAATCCCTCAACTCCTTGGTATTGACCATGAGTCCATGACTCATCCAACAAAACAATCACCATTCTCCAGACTCAGCTCAGCTCATTTCAGTGTTCTTTGGGTGGGAACTTGAAGACTAACCCTTTTAGGTGGTAAGcgtattatcataacaggattTATAATGAACTCATTGTGAGCACCAAATATTAATTCTCCCAGCCAAAGAACACTGAATCAAGCTAAGTAATCCATCCATCTAAGGCTTTGAGGTGAGATCACATACATACAAACAAAAAGATGAGCTGCTGCCCTGCTGGAATGCATTCTCAGAGCAATTTAGCCACGCACATAGTCATGCAATGCAACAATAATGAGGTGTAACGCAAGAGAGGTTTGAAAACATGCAAACTGCAAAATGTCATCTCCCTCTCCCCCACATCTCCCCCTATGTCTCAACTCCATCTCCCCTATATATACCGCGGTTTCCCCTCGCCACTTCTCACCATCACATCTCCATTTCAATTATATTCCTCTAAGCTTTCAACAAAAAATGGCGAGATCTTCTGCTTTCCTTTCTCTCTCCCTCACCTTCCTGGTGCTCTTCAATGGCTGCTTTGCGCGGCAGAGCTACCAGCAGAGCCCCAACGAGTGTCAGTTCCGCCAAATCAACGCCTTCGAGCCCACCCTCCGCATCCAGGCCGAGGGCGGCGTCACCGAGTTCTGGGACCCCTACAATCAGCAGTTCCAGTGCGGCGGCGCCCATCTCTACCGCCACATCATTCAGCCCCGAGGCCTCCTCTTGCCTTCCTACACCAACGCCCCCCTCGTCGCCTACGTCCAACAAGGTTTAATTTAGAACTACTCTTTGCTATTAATCTTATTGATTGTCTTTGGACTGACATATTTCTGTCAAGCACATTGTACTCAGATGTCATATAATAACTAGGAGGTTACGAGATCTAACCTCAGTGGAGGCTCAAATGTCATATAGTGACTCTCCCCGTATGAGGTCATGAGATCTAGCTAATATAACATATATTCTTGTATTTTTTGCCATTTTGAACAGGGCAAGGAGAGTTTGGAATTGTGGTTCCGGGCTGCGCAGAGACGTACCAGTCGTTCCAACAATCTGAACAACAAGGTGGCTCTAGCTTCCTTGACAGGCACCAGAAGATTGGCAGCTACAAACAGGGCGACATTATTGTCTTCCCTGAGAGCGCAGTTCACTGGCTCTTCAATAGCGGCAACGAACAAACTGTTCTCATTGTCCTTCAGGACACCTCAAACGATGCTAACCAGCTTGACGCTAATCCTCTCGTACGTAACCACAAATTTAACCTATCAGTACTAAACTAGTTTATCTTATTCTCAAAAATGAGACTAAACTGATTTATCTTATTCTGATCCTTTATTAGAAGCTAGATTTATTTAGTGCACATTCGGGGGGAATAGTGGCTGATTATTATGGTTTGTTTTGGTTACAGAGGTTCTTCCTGGCCGGAAACTCGCAACAAAGCCAGGGAAGCAGCCAGCAAGGACAGCGTGAACAGGGACGAAAGCAAGGACAACGTGAACAGGGACAGCGTGAGCAGGGACAGCACGGCGGGAAACAAGAGCTGATGACGGAGAGGCTGAGGGAACAGTTGGGATACAACGGCAACATTTTGGCCGGATTTGACGTCCAGATTGTGAAGGATGCATTGAACACGGACATGGAGACGGCGCAGAAGATCGTGGGAGAGAGATCACAGGAGGATAGAGGACACATCATAACCGTGGACAGGGATCTTCAGTTGATCGtgccatcatcatcatcgtcgtcGTCAAGGTCGGAGGAGCAACACCAGACCCGCAAACAAGGAGGAGGATCATCTAATGGCCTCGAGGAAACGCTGTGCACCGCCAGAGTACGACAGAACATCGACAACCCTAGAAGAGCCGACATCTATGACCCTCAGGCCGGCCGCTTCACCACCCTCAACAGCTTAACCCTCCCCATCTTCGGCCAAGTCCGCCTCAGCGCCGCCCGCGGAATCCTCAACAGGGTATGTCCTCTCCCCCACTATTGCAAAAATCTGACAGCCTAGACACCCTTACATGCTAGGAGCCTAGACACAGGTGAATTGCTCTATAGGCAACCGCGCCTAACTCAACTGACTTTGTCAAATTCTGTAGAGTTAACTCTTCTAACTAGGTAGAGTTAGTCAATGTCCTAGGTGCTAGTCTACCGTTGAACTAGCATCTAGAGCCTACTGCAATCATGCTCCTCCCAAATTCACAAAATAAGGGTAACTAGCTAAGATGACAAGAAATCTGCTTGGTAATCAAAAGGTTACTATTTTGATTCTCAGTTTGAGCTGATTAGGACAATTTAGACTGATTTACTTCAATCTTTTGCTGGTTAAAGTCAGGAGGCGGGATTCAAATAGAAATACTTCTAGTTAATATCTTTTAATTGTGTGACATTGTGCAGAACTGGGGAGTGGTACCAAAATGGTGCATGAACGCGCACAGCTTCATCTACGTGACAAAGGGCAGCGCACAAGTCCAGATCGTGAACCACGAGGGAGAAACCATCCTAGACCAGCAAGTCCAAGAAGGCCAACTCTTCCTCGTACCCCAGAACTTCGCCGTGGTGAAACAGGCCGGCGACCAAGGGTTCGAGTGGGTGGAATTCAACACCAACGAAA contains the following coding sequences:
- the LOC116004122 gene encoding legumin A-like codes for the protein MARSSAFLSLSLTFLVLFNGCFARQSYQQSPNECQFRQINAFEPTLRIQAEGGVTEFWDPYNQQFQCGGAHLYRHIIQPRGLLLPSYTNAPLVAYVQQGQGEFGIVVPGCAETYQSFQQSEQQGGSSFLDRHQKIGSYKQGDIIVFPESAVHWLFNSGNEQTVLIVLQDTSNDANQLDANPLRFFLAGNSQQSQGSSQQGQREQGRKQGQREQGQREQGQHGGKQELMTERLREQLGYNGNILAGFDVQIVKDALNTDMETAQKIVGERSQEDRGHIITVDRDLQLIVPSSSSSSSRSEEQHQTRKQGGGSSNGLEETLCTARVRQNIDNPRRADIYDPQAGRFTTLNSLTLPIFGQVRLSAARGILNRNWGVVPKWCMNAHSFIYVTKGSAQVQIVNHEGETILDQQVQEGQLFLVPQNFAVVKQAGDQGFEWVEFNTNENAMFNTLSGRTSTLAGLPADIIAASYDLSSSKAQSLKQNMNSVWFYQASSSSPWSSSSGRSAFI